The following proteins are encoded in a genomic region of Brachypodium distachyon strain Bd21 chromosome 1, Brachypodium_distachyon_v3.0, whole genome shotgun sequence:
- the LOC100835273 gene encoding telomerase Cajal body protein 1, whose product METAEVLAAAPDAAESEVAAVNGTAEEEDAADAAAAVAYSWPQLRFDLPPLRLYHFARQFRSPCSFAASNFLKGVKWSPDGSSFLTSSDDNSLRMFYQPEDAYSTAAEHTAETPVGGEDSYGASLQVNEGEPVYDFCWYPYMSVSDPSTCVFASTSRDHPIHLWDATTGELRCTYRAYDAMDEITAALSVSFNSTGSKLFAGYNKAIRVFDVHRPGRDFEQYSLLKGGEGPTGIVSSISFSPHNGMLAVGSYSQTTAVYAESNMEPLYVLHGQLGGVTQVLFSKDGNYLYTGGRKDPYILCWDIRNTLEIVYKLYRSCDATNQRVQFDIEPCGKHLATGGQDGMVHVYDLQGGQWVTGFQAAADTVNGFSFHPYLPLATTSSGHRRFGMHDEMEEESSLAGDENCCSVWKFSCSEEA is encoded by the exons AGCGAGGTTGCGGCGGTGAACGGgacggcagaggaggaggatgctgctgatgcggcggcggcggtggcgtaTTCGTGGCCTCAGCTCCGCTTCGATCTCCCGCCGCTCCGCCTCTACCACTTCGCCCGCCAGTTCCGCTCCCCTTGCTCCTTCGCCGCCAGTAACTTCCTCAAGGGAGTGAAGTGGTCGCCCGACGGATCCTCCTTCCTCACCAGCTCCGACGACAACTCGCTCCGCATGTTCTACCA GCCGGAGGATGCATACAGTACTGCGGCGGAACACACTGCAGAGACCCCAGTTGGAGGCGAAG ATTCCTACGGTGCAAGCCTCCAGGTGAACGAGGGCGAGCCTGTGTATGACTTCTGCTGGTACCCCTACATGTCCGTGTCTG ATCCATCCACTTGTGTATTTGCAAGCACTAGTCGTGATCATCCAATACACCTCTGGGACGCCACCACTGGCGAG CTTCGATGTACTTACCGAGCATATGATGCCATGGATGAGATAACAGCTGCACTTTCGGTATCATTTAATTCCACAGGATCCAA GCTCTTTGCTGGATACAACAAAGCAATTAGAGTGTTTGATGTTCATCGTCCCGGTAGAGATTTCGAGCAATACTCTTTGCTTAAAGGGGGTGAAGGGCCAACTG GTATTGTATCTTCAATCTCGTTCTCTCCTCACAATGGGATGCTTGCAGTTGGCTCGTATAGCCAGACAACAGCTGTTTATGCAGAGAGTAATATGGAGCCATTATATGTTTTACATGGCCAGCTTGGGGGTGTTACACAG GTGCTTTTTTCGAAAGATGGAAATTATTTATATACTGGAGGGCGGAAG GATCCATATATATTATGTTGGGATATACGGAACACTTTGGAAATTGTTTACAA GTTGTACAGATCATGTGATGCTACTAATCAAAGAGTACAATTTGATATTGAGCCATGTGGCAAACATCTTGCCACTGGTGGGCAG GATGGCATGGTCCATGTTTACGACCTTCAAGGTGGTCAATGGGTGACAGGCTTCCAGGCAGCAGCTG ATACTGTAAACGGTTTCTCCTTTCATCCGTACCTTCCTCTTGCTACAACATCGTCCGGTCACAGAAGATttggcatgcatgatgaaaTGGAAGAAGAATCGAGCTTGGCAG GTGATGAGAACTGCTGCTCTGTCTGGAAGTTTTCTTGTTCTGAAGAAGCTTGA